A stretch of Electrophorus electricus isolate fEleEle1 chromosome 3, fEleEle1.pri, whole genome shotgun sequence DNA encodes these proteins:
- the angptl3 gene encoding angiopoietin-related protein 3 encodes MKLACLILLGSLCTINAVPHLTRTVTETPLLRTPQPTEARSRFAMLDDVRLLANGLLQLGQSLREFVHKTKAQINDIFQKLNIFDRSFYQLSLVTSEIKEEEEELKKTTTFLKANNEEIRNLSMEIHSKVNSILQERSQLQTKVGSLEERLKGLSHTMVPPEQLQEISTLKGVIDTQEKTIKDLLEAVREQHEQLNSQKIKIKSLEEKLGSDSFQETAEKSTNSSPEQPNVLEYLTSNSTNSTMDTNDFPSDCSEIFRRGQTNSGIYSIKPNQSEPFNVFCDMSSDGVATIIQRRVDGSLDFDQNWDKYELGFGSLEKEFWLGLAKIYSIASQGEYILNIQLEDWKEERRFVEYMFTLDGPASHYTIHLTLLSGNVPDAMSNHTGMFSTNNKDNNQHKDSNCAPNYTGGWWFNACGDTNLNGPYTWMRSRSRTLRRKGIYWRPGRRSSYTLRSTKISIRPSS; translated from the exons ATGAAGTTGGCATGCTTAATTCTACTGGGAAGCTTGTGCACCATTAACGCAGTGCCTCATTTGACGCGGACAGTCACGGAGACGCCCTTACTCAGAACTCCGCAGCCGACAGAGGCCAGGTCTCGCTTCGCGATGCTGGACGACGTGCGACTGTTGGCCAACGGTCTCCTCCAGCTGGGGCAAAGCCTTCGGGAATTCGTGCACAAGACCAAGGCGCAAATCAACGACATCTTTCAGAAGCTGAACATATTTGACCGATCCTTCTATCAGCTCTCACTCGTGACCAGTGAGAtcaaggaggaggaagaggagctgaagaagacCACCACCTTCCTGAAGGCAAACAATGAGGAGATCCGGAATTTATCAATGGAGATCCACTCAAAGGTCAACAGTATTCTCCAAGAGCGTAGCCAGCTGCAGACCAAAGTGGGGAGTCTGGAGGAGAGGCTAAAAGGCCTCTCACACACCATGGTTCCTCCGGAGCAGCTCCAAGAGATCTCTACACTGAAG GGTGTGATCGACACTCAGGAGAAGACGATCAAAGACCTGCTagaggcagtgagagagcagCATGAGCAACTCAACTCACagaaaatcaaaatcaagagCCTGGAGGAGAAG CTTGGTTCCGACTCTTTTCAAGAAACTGCTGAAAAATCTACAAATTCAAGTCCAGAGCAACCTAATGTTTTAGAATACCTGACAAGTAACTCAACCAATTCAACCATGGACACAAATG ACTTTCCCTCAGACTGCAGTGAAATATTCAGGAGAGGCCAAACAAATAGTGGAATTTACTCCATCAAACCTAATCAATCAGAACCATTCAATGTATTCTGTGATATGAGTTCAG ATGGGGTGGCCACAATTATTCAGCGGCGAGTGGATGGGTCTCTAGATTTTGATCAGAATTGGGACAAATATGAGCTTGGATTTGGTAGTTTGGAAA AGGAGTTTTGGCTGGGCTTGGCCAAGATCTATTCCATCGCCTCACAGGGAGAGTACATCCTCAACATCCAGCTTGAAGACTGGAAAGAAGAGCGAAGATTCGTTGAGTACATGTTCACCCTGGATGGCCCTGCATCTCACTACACCATCCATCTTACACTTTTGTCTGGCAATGTGCCAGACGCCATGAGTAACCACACGGGCATGTTCTCCACCAACAACAAGGACAACAACCAACACAAGGACTCAAACTGTGCCCCTAACTACACAG GTGGCTGGTGGTTTAACGCATGCGGTGATACCAACCTAAATGGACCTTACACCTGGATGCGATCCAGGAGCCGTACTCTGCGCAGGAAAGGGATCTACTGGAGACCTGGCAGGCGAAGCTCTTACACCCTCAGATCTACAAAGATCTCCATTAGGCCATCATCCTAG